From the Acidilutibacter cellobiosedens genome, one window contains:
- a CDS encoding DUF4932 domain-containing protein, giving the protein MKKKISSILIIILAILVFISGCEKEINVVKYEEGKVTVSVDSRIELISIIQTLAGVKHLTRLTFDYKDDVLDYFNEYKDHPAVKLFKEYDSKGFNYQRPMYFILCCNYNKGLLSFDEELYNKQDQLDFNIFSKDKNKIDNFIHQLNDFISASKFDNFFDSNKNRYAGYISNYEKIVNIVDAKKRLEQYYGVGQKSYNVILVPLILAGGYGINIKNEEKLNDIYCIMGPIDMKNNDLLFYIENLPKYIEYHEFSHSFVNPLFSKNKNKINENYKLSKLLEKVGGDMKRQDYGNIEGFLNELIVRSVVARLISKYEGEEDYKRVIEFEKEKGFIYIEEVCNSLENYEKNRDKYPTFESYYGEIIKCLSSIETE; this is encoded by the coding sequence ATGAAAAAGAAAATAAGCAGTATTTTAATTATAATTTTAGCTATATTGGTTTTCATATCCGGCTGTGAAAAAGAAATAAATGTAGTTAAATATGAGGAAGGAAAAGTAACCGTGTCAGTAGACTCGAGGATTGAATTGATTTCAATCATTCAAACCCTCGCGGGAGTTAAACATCTTACAAGATTAACATTTGACTATAAAGATGATGTACTGGATTATTTCAATGAATATAAAGATCATCCAGCGGTAAAACTGTTTAAAGAATATGATTCAAAAGGGTTTAACTATCAAAGACCTATGTATTTTATACTCTGTTGTAATTACAATAAAGGATTATTATCGTTTGATGAAGAATTATATAATAAACAGGATCAACTTGATTTTAATATTTTTTCAAAGGATAAAAATAAAATAGATAATTTCATTCATCAGTTAAACGATTTCATCAGTGCAAGCAAATTTGATAATTTTTTTGATTCAAACAAGAACCGCTATGCTGGTTATATATCCAATTATGAAAAAATTGTTAATATTGTTGATGCTAAAAAAAGATTGGAACAGTATTACGGTGTTGGACAAAAATCATATAATGTCATTTTAGTACCTTTGATATTAGCTGGGGGATATGGAATTAATATAAAAAATGAAGAAAAATTAAATGATATATATTGTATTATGGGACCTATAGATATGAAAAATAACGATCTTTTATTTTATATAGAAAATCTTCCGAAATATATAGAATATCATGAGTTTAGTCATTCGTTTGTAAATCCCTTATTTTCTAAGAATAAAAATAAAATAAATGAGAACTATAAATTAAGTAAATTATTGGAAAAAGTAGGAGGCGATATGAAAAGACAGGATTATGGAAATATAGAAGGATTTTTAAATGAACTTATAGTAAGATCTGTAGTAGCAAGACTTATTAGCAAATACGAAGGAGAAGAGGATTATAAAAGAGTAATAGAGTTTGAAAAAGAAAAAGGTTTTATATATATAGAAGAAGTATGTAATTCCCTTGAAAATTATGAAAAAAACAGAGATAAGTATCCGACATTTGAATCCTATTATGGTGAGATAATAAAGTGTTTAAGCAGTATTGAAACAGAATAG
- a CDS encoding DUF4932 domain-containing protein yields the protein MKKKISSILIIILSIVVFISGCEKEINVVKNEEGKVTVSVDQRIELISIIQTLAETEPITRLTFDYKSDVLNYFNEYKDHPVVKLFKKYALKGFNYSKPMYFMLCCNYNKGLLSFDEELYNKEQSDIFFGYKNQIDDFIQQLNDFISVSKFDKFFDSNKNRYVKYISDYEKVVNIVDVKERLEQYYGIEQKSYNVVLVPLIMAGGYGISIKNEEKLDSIYCIMGPMYIKNNTLLFYMEDLPQYTEYHEFSHSFINPLVFKNVDGIYKNQRLVKLFEKVQDDMKNQGYESVDGFLDELIVRSVVARLINKYEGEDYYRKVIEFEKERGFIYIEEVCDSLRYYENNRDKYPTFESYYGEIIKCLSNIETE from the coding sequence ATGAAAAAGAAAATAAGCAGTATTTTAATTATAATTTTATCTATAGTGGTTTTCATTTCCGGCTGTGAAAAAGAAATAAATGTAGTTAAAAATGAGGAAGGAAAAGTAACTGTATCTGTAGATCAGAGGATTGAATTGATTTCAATCATTCAGACTCTTGCAGAAACTGAACCTATTACAAGGCTAACATTTGATTACAAAAGTGATGTATTAAATTATTTTAATGAATATAAAGATCATCCTGTAGTAAAATTGTTTAAGAAGTATGCCTTAAAAGGGTTTAACTATTCTAAACCCATGTATTTTATGCTCTGCTGTAATTACAATAAAGGGTTATTATCATTTGATGAAGAACTATATAATAAGGAACAAAGTGATATTTTTTTCGGGTATAAGAACCAAATAGATGATTTCATTCAGCAATTAAATGATTTCATTAGCGTAAGCAAGTTTGATAAATTTTTTGATTCAAACAAGAATCGCTATGTCAAATATATATCCGATTATGAAAAAGTTGTCAATATTGTAGATGTTAAAGAAAGGCTGGAACAGTACTATGGTATTGAGCAAAAATCATATAATGTTGTTTTGGTACCTTTGATAATGGCAGGGGGATACGGAATTAGTATAAAAAATGAAGAAAAATTAGATAGTATATATTGTATTATGGGGCCCATGTATATAAAAAATAATACTCTTTTATTTTATATGGAAGATCTACCTCAATATACAGAATATCATGAATTTAGTCATTCATTTATAAACCCTTTAGTTTTTAAAAATGTAGATGGAATATATAAGAACCAGAGATTGGTTAAATTATTTGAAAAAGTACAAGATGATATGAAAAATCAAGGGTACGAATCCGTAGACGGATTTTTAGATGAATTGATAGTAAGATCTGTAGTAGCAAGACTTATTAACAAGTATGAAGGAGAAGACTATTACAGAAAAGTAATAGAGTTTGAAAAAGAAAGGGGCTTTATATATATAGAAGAAGTATGTGATTCCCTAAGATACTATGAAAATAACAGAGACAAGTATCCGACATTTGAATCCTATTACGGTGAGATAATAAAGTGTTTAAGCAATATTGAGACGGAATAG
- a CDS encoding ATP-binding cassette domain-containing protein: MIINVWKNFNRVKIKNIIYFILCMVLECIIIYRTFILGRYIDALIQMDKQYIYDFTVKFIVLLLLSIIITYFLRILSTMIINDVEYSIKNQVYEHLMKVPNKNIVKDSAHLVSQIDTDCKTVSNFTVNRVISISDAIFKSVVILYIMINTDVGISLMIISIISLSAIIYFLLKKLIYKKYLSLVEEENKYFSFQNKYLRFKETIARNSWYELFSKKFASRYKNKYRKTLEFVHIDTMYSQLINVMTNICTIILIFYGGLRIINHEMTLGDFTILNNYQSTLLQALVVIFSFGSEYQKALVSYNRLKEIFNIEENKDGIVNIQSVDSIKICELSYKIENNVLFENVNINLEKGNIYCISGKNGTGKSTILDILSGVNYDYKGNIYYNGIDIKDISVTDTRKYNLSFLEQEPVLISNDLYENLTLGLDNVDRNKILDLFNELFEKPMEEFCKREDASLQDELKMSGGEKQKVSLIRALYKPADVMLLDEPTSALDSKSKIKLINILNRCKKEKIIIIITHDRDLLSVADKTFNFDDNFLSESHENRKAVFS; encoded by the coding sequence ATGATAATAAATGTATGGAAAAATTTTAATAGAGTGAAGATAAAAAATATTATCTATTTTATTTTATGTATGGTATTGGAATGTATAATAATTTATAGGACGTTTATCCTCGGAAGGTATATTGATGCATTGATACAGATGGATAAACAATATATATATGATTTTACCGTAAAATTCATAGTGCTTCTTTTACTGTCCATTATCATTACATATTTTTTAAGAATTTTGTCAACCATGATAATAAATGATGTAGAATATTCAATAAAAAACCAAGTCTACGAACATTTGATGAAGGTTCCCAATAAAAATATCGTTAAGGATTCAGCTCATCTTGTCAGCCAAATTGATACGGACTGCAAAACCGTATCGAATTTTACGGTTAACAGGGTGATTTCTATATCGGATGCCATATTTAAGTCTGTCGTTATCTTATATATAATGATAAATACGGATGTAGGGATTTCCTTAATGATCATTTCAATCATTTCTTTAAGTGCGATTATATACTTCTTATTGAAAAAATTAATCTACAAGAAATATCTATCTTTAGTGGAAGAAGAGAATAAATATTTTTCATTTCAGAATAAATATTTGAGATTTAAGGAAACCATAGCACGGAATTCGTGGTATGAGTTGTTTTCGAAAAAATTTGCAAGCAGATATAAAAATAAATACCGTAAAACCCTGGAGTTTGTTCATATTGACACCATGTATTCACAATTGATAAATGTTATGACAAATATTTGTACTATTATACTGATTTTTTACGGCGGTCTTAGAATTATTAATCATGAAATGACTTTGGGTGATTTTACGATATTAAATAATTATCAGTCTACTTTACTGCAGGCATTAGTAGTTATTTTTTCTTTCGGAAGCGAGTATCAGAAAGCTTTGGTTTCATATAATAGATTAAAGGAAATCTTTAATATTGAAGAAAATAAAGACGGCATTGTAAATATACAATCCGTAGATTCAATAAAAATATGCGAATTATCGTATAAAATTGAAAATAATGTACTCTTTGAAAACGTAAATATCAATTTGGAGAAGGGTAATATCTACTGTATATCAGGTAAAAACGGTACGGGAAAATCAACTATTTTAGATATATTATCCGGAGTGAATTATGATTATAAAGGAAATATATATTATAATGGTATAGATATCAAAGACATATCTGTTACAGATACACGAAAATACAATCTTAGTTTTCTTGAGCAAGAGCCGGTTCTGATAAGCAATGATTTATATGAGAATCTGACTTTGGGATTAGATAATGTTGACAGAAATAAAATATTGGATTTATTCAATGAGCTGTTTGAAAAACCTATGGAGGAGTTCTGTAAAAGGGAAGATGCATCCCTTCAAGACGAGTTGAAAATGTCCGGAGGAGAAAAGCAAAAGGTTTCTCTGATTAGAGCTTTATATAAACCTGCCGATGTTATGTTGTTGGACGAGCCCACTTCTGCTTTGGACAGTAAATCCAAGATAAAATTGATTAACATATTAAACCGTTGCAAAAAAGAAAAAATAATAATTATAATAACCCATGACAGAGATTTACTAAGTGTAGCAGATAAAACATTCAATTTTGATGATAATTTTTTATCGGAAAGTCATGAAAACAGAAAGGCGGTATTTTCATAA
- a CDS encoding DUF4932 domain-containing protein: MKKKINCILIIILAILVFISGCEKEINVVKYEEGKVTVSVDPRIELISIIQTLAETKPLTRLTFDYKNNVLDYFNEYRDCPAVKSFKKYNLEGFGYGKPMYFMLCCNYNKGLLSFNEKLYNKQDQIGIFFKDKNKTNDFIHQLNDFISVSKFDDFFDSNEDCYRKYVAAYKKIVDIVDVKKNLEQYYGIEQKSYNVILAPLIQAGGYGIKIEDEEELDDIYCIMGPIDMNNNNLLFYIEDLPKYIEYHEFSHSFINPLVFKDRDKINKNYKLAKLFKEVQSDMQKNSIGTVETFLDEYIVRTAVARLINKYEGEDYYRRVIELEKENGFIYIEELCNSLENYENNRDKYPTFESYYDEIIKCLSNIETE; encoded by the coding sequence ATGAAAAAGAAAATAAACTGTATTTTAATTATAATTTTAGCTATATTGGTTTTCATCTCCGGCTGTGAAAAAGAAATAAATGTAGTTAAATATGAGGAAGGAAAAGTAACCGTGTCTGTAGACCCGAGGATTGAATTAATTTCGATAATTCAAACCCTCGCGGAAACTAAACCTCTCACAAGATTAACATTTGATTATAAAAATAATGTATTGGATTATTTTAATGAATATAGGGACTGCCCTGCAGTAAAATCATTTAAAAAATATAATTTAGAAGGGTTTGGCTATGGGAAGCCGATGTATTTTATGCTTTGCTGTAATTATAATAAAGGATTATTATCATTTAATGAAAAATTATATAATAAACAGGATCAAATTGGTATTTTTTTTAAGGATAAAAATAAAACGAACGATTTTATTCATCAATTAAATGATTTTATCAGTGTAAGCAAATTTGATGATTTTTTTGATTCAAACGAAGATTGCTATAGAAAGTATGTGGCTGCTTATAAAAAAATTGTTGATATTGTTGACGTTAAAAAAAATTTGGAACAGTACTATGGTATTGAACAAAAATCGTACAATGTTATTCTGGCACCTCTAATACAGGCGGGAGGATATGGAATTAAAATAGAAGATGAAGAAGAATTAGATGATATATATTGCATTATGGGACCTATAGATATGAATAATAATAATCTTTTATTTTACATAGAAGATTTACCAAAATATATAGAATATCATGAATTTAGTCATTCATTTATAAACCCATTAGTTTTTAAGGATAGAGACAAAATAAATAAAAATTATAAATTAGCTAAACTGTTTAAAGAAGTACAGAGTGATATGCAAAAGAACTCAATTGGAACAGTAGAGACTTTTCTAGATGAATATATAGTAAGAACCGCAGTAGCAAGGCTTATTAACAAGTATGAAGGAGAAGACTATTATAGGAGAGTAATAGAACTCGAAAAAGAAAATGGCTTTATATATATAGAAGAATTATGTAATTCCCTTGAGAATTATGAAAACAACAGAGACAAGTATCCGACCTTTGAATCCTATTATGATGAGATAATAAAGTGCTTAAGCAATATTGAGACGGAATAG